The following coding sequences lie in one Vicinamibacterales bacterium genomic window:
- a CDS encoding biotin-dependent carboxyltransferase family protein, translating into MNLTVIKPGMLTSVQDLGRRGYQNVGVPVSGPMDVCSHRLANAVLGNDPMAAALEITLLGPELVAGGSVTCAVAGADIDVTVDGVPVERNRPFDVPQGSRIRFGARRRGARMTLAVRGGFDVPLTLGSRATHLASGMGPFGGRALKADDILPVAAPSRPSPPSRPSPPSCASFSNVIRILPAVHRDRFVGAAWDLLIQSRFTVTPQSNRMGYRLKGPPLVHAGAGEILSEGMPVGAIQVPPSGQPILLMAECATTGGYPTIANVISADLPIAGQLAPGDWLQFVPCSRDEAIAALRAREKWFRDTLGA; encoded by the coding sequence GTGAACCTCACGGTGATCAAGCCCGGGATGCTGACGAGCGTCCAGGACCTTGGACGCCGCGGCTACCAGAACGTCGGCGTGCCGGTGTCGGGGCCGATGGACGTCTGCTCACACCGTCTCGCCAATGCCGTTCTCGGCAACGATCCGATGGCGGCAGCGCTGGAGATTACGCTGCTCGGTCCGGAACTCGTCGCCGGCGGCAGCGTGACGTGCGCGGTCGCGGGGGCCGACATCGACGTGACCGTCGATGGTGTGCCGGTCGAAAGAAACCGCCCGTTCGACGTGCCGCAAGGCTCGCGCATCCGCTTCGGTGCCCGCCGCCGCGGCGCGCGCATGACCCTGGCCGTCCGCGGTGGCTTCGACGTCCCCCTGACTCTCGGCAGCCGCGCCACTCACCTGGCCAGCGGCATGGGCCCTTTCGGAGGCCGCGCGCTGAAGGCCGACGACATCCTCCCGGTCGCCGCTCCCTCGCGTCCTTCGCCACCTTCGCGTCCTTCGCCTCCTTCGTGCGCTTCCTTCAGCAATGTGATTCGGATCCTTCCTGCCGTGCATCGCGATCGCTTCGTCGGCGCCGCCTGGGATCTGCTGATCCAGTCTCGGTTCACCGTGACGCCGCAGTCCAACCGCATGGGCTACCGGCTCAAGGGGCCGCCATTGGTGCACGCCGGCGCCGGCGAAATCCTCTCAGAGGGGATGCCGGTCGGCGCGATTCAGGTACCCCCGTCGGGGCAGCCGATTCTGCTCATGGCCGAGTGCGCGACCACGGGCGGCTATCCGACCATCGCCAACGTCATCAGTGCCGATTTGCCGATCGCCGGCCAGCTCGCGCCTGGCGACTGGCTCCAGTTCGTCCCATGTAGCAGAGACGAGGCAATCGCGGCGCTTCGCGCCAGGGAGAAGTGGTTTCGCGATACGCTCGGCGCATGA
- the pxpB gene encoding 5-oxoprolinase subunit PxpB: MTTRVLPAGDAAWLVELPERIDPEVNGRAIAIARAIEHAPLPVTDVVVGYRSVMVYVDPLADGAGAVPAALERIAADPGTQGATASRQIDVPVCYDDPYGPDLADVAAFAGASVEEVIALHLAREYRVFVVGFVPGFAYMARVDPRIAAPRRASPRLKVPAGSVAIAAGQTGIYPAPTPGGWHLIGRCPIRPYDPSRPAPFLLHAGDRVRFHRLSAEEYRAASQWGDA, translated from the coding sequence ATGACGACGCGCGTCCTCCCGGCCGGCGATGCCGCGTGGCTCGTCGAGTTGCCCGAGCGGATCGATCCAGAGGTCAACGGCCGGGCGATCGCGATCGCGCGGGCGATCGAGCACGCGCCGCTGCCTGTCACCGACGTTGTCGTCGGCTACCGCTCGGTGATGGTCTACGTGGATCCGCTCGCCGATGGCGCCGGCGCTGTGCCGGCGGCGCTCGAACGGATCGCCGCCGATCCTGGAACCCAGGGCGCAACCGCCAGCCGGCAGATCGACGTGCCGGTCTGCTACGACGATCCCTACGGGCCGGACCTGGCAGACGTCGCGGCATTCGCCGGTGCGTCGGTGGAGGAGGTGATCGCGCTGCACCTGGCGCGGGAGTACCGCGTGTTCGTCGTCGGGTTCGTGCCCGGGTTCGCGTACATGGCGCGCGTCGATCCCCGCATTGCCGCGCCGCGCCGCGCATCGCCGCGCCTGAAGGTTCCTGCGGGTTCGGTGGCGATTGCGGCGGGGCAAACGGGCATCTATCCGGCGCCGACGCCTGGCGGATGGCATCTGATCGGCCGCTGCCCGATTCGTCCCTACGATCCGTCGCGGCCGGCGCCGTTTCTCCTGCATGCCGGCGACCGCGTCCGCTTCCACCGGCTTTCCGCCGAGGAGTACCGCGCCGCCAGCCAGTGGGGAGATGCGTGA
- the mpl gene encoding UDP-N-acetylmuramate:L-alanyl-gamma-D-glutamyl-meso-diaminopimelate ligase encodes MTKVHLIGVCGTAMATLAAMLKSRGYEVRGSDQNVYPPMSEFLAEQQITTLQGFKPEHITGDLDLVVVGNAISRGNPELEEVLDRKIRFCSLPEAVRDHFLWGARSIVIAGTHGKTTTTSLAGWLLTHGGADPSVLVGGIAENFGGSYRVGGGRDFVIEGDEYDSAFFDKTAKFLKYLPDIAVVNNIEYDHADIYPDLEAIRIAFRRLVNLVPRRGLLLLGGDDPEARALAAGARCRVETFGVSDGLDWQAHDLHAGTGNTTFGLRRNGAAVGRFEVPLLGMHNVRNAVAAIAAGAAVGIDLETLGAGLRAFKGVRRRMQLRGVASGVAVYDDFAHHPTAIAETLAGVRAAYPDRRIWAIFEPRSATSCRRIFQADFARAFGAADRVLLPAVFRSTLPEDQRLSAEQVVADLNAAGKSARYIPNVDDIVGVVADEAADGDLVIVMSNGGFEGIHGKLLAALAARG; translated from the coding sequence ATGACAAAGGTGCATCTGATTGGCGTCTGCGGGACCGCGATGGCGACGCTGGCGGCGATGCTGAAATCGCGCGGCTACGAAGTGCGCGGCAGCGATCAGAACGTCTATCCGCCGATGAGCGAATTCCTCGCGGAGCAGCAGATCACCACGCTGCAGGGTTTCAAGCCCGAGCACATCACCGGCGATCTCGATCTCGTCGTCGTCGGCAACGCGATTTCCCGCGGCAACCCGGAGCTCGAGGAGGTGCTCGACCGAAAAATCCGCTTCTGTTCGCTGCCCGAGGCCGTCCGCGATCACTTTCTCTGGGGGGCGCGCTCGATCGTGATTGCCGGCACCCATGGCAAGACGACGACGACGTCGCTCGCGGGCTGGCTGCTGACCCATGGCGGCGCCGATCCCAGCGTCCTCGTCGGCGGCATCGCCGAGAACTTCGGCGGCAGCTATCGTGTCGGGGGCGGCCGTGACTTCGTCATCGAAGGGGATGAATACGACAGCGCCTTCTTCGACAAGACGGCGAAATTCCTCAAGTACCTCCCCGACATCGCCGTCGTCAATAACATCGAGTACGACCATGCCGACATCTATCCTGATCTCGAGGCGATTCGGATCGCGTTCCGGCGCCTGGTGAACCTCGTGCCGAGACGGGGGCTGCTGCTGCTCGGCGGCGATGATCCGGAAGCCCGGGCGCTGGCCGCCGGCGCGCGCTGCCGCGTCGAAACCTTCGGCGTCTCGGACGGCCTCGACTGGCAGGCGCACGACCTGCACGCCGGCACGGGCAACACCACGTTCGGACTGCGGCGGAACGGTGCGGCGGTCGGTCGCTTCGAAGTGCCGCTGCTCGGCATGCACAACGTGCGCAACGCCGTCGCGGCGATCGCGGCTGGCGCTGCGGTCGGGATCGACCTCGAGACGCTCGGAGCGGGATTGCGCGCGTTCAAGGGCGTCCGCCGCCGGATGCAGCTGCGCGGCGTGGCCTCGGGCGTGGCGGTCTACGACGACTTTGCTCACCATCCCACCGCCATCGCGGAGACGCTGGCCGGCGTGCGCGCCGCCTATCCCGATCGCCGCATCTGGGCGATTTTCGAGCCGCGTTCGGCCACTTCGTGCCGGCGCATCTTCCAGGCCGATTTCGCCCGAGCATTCGGGGCCGCCGATCGCGTGCTGCTTCCGGCCGTGTTCCGTTCGACACTGCCTGAGGATCAGCGTCTCTCGGCCGAGCAGGTGGTGGCCGATCTCAATGCGGCAGGGAAGTCTGCGCGCTACATTCCGAACGTGGACGACATCGTCGGCGTCGTCGCGGATGAGGCCGCCGACGGCGATCTCGTCATCGTAATGTCGAACGGCGGCTTCGAGGGCATCCACGGGAAGTTGCTCGCGGCGCTGGCCGCGCGCGGATGA
- a CDS encoding LD-carboxypeptidase has translation MLKPPALRPGDRIALVAPASPFSREEFDAGVAELRRLGYEPVYDERVFARSRYTAGDAALRTRAFVDAWRDPAIRALLAVRGGYGSVELLPRLPIDDLRRTPKAFIGYSDNTSLLTWLTGHCGLVSFHGPMIEGRLARGPAGYDPDTFARVLTRAEPPGRIAHSAVETIRAGEAAGILVGGTLTQLAASLGTPYAFDPPAGHILFIDEVAERPYRIDRMLTQLRFAGVLGRASAIVFGELPRCDEPQPGGLVIRDILGDLLDGFPGPVLFGLPSGHTNGACLTLPLGVRAHVVTSGGPALIIEEAAVS, from the coding sequence ATGCTGAAGCCGCCGGCGCTTCGTCCAGGCGATCGGATCGCGCTCGTCGCGCCGGCCAGCCCGTTCTCGCGCGAGGAATTCGATGCGGGCGTTGCCGAGCTGCGGCGGCTGGGCTACGAGCCGGTCTACGACGAGCGCGTCTTCGCACGCTCCCGCTACACCGCGGGTGACGCAGCCTTGCGCACGCGCGCCTTCGTGGACGCGTGGCGCGATCCGGCTATCCGCGCGCTGCTGGCCGTTCGCGGTGGTTACGGCAGCGTAGAGCTGCTGCCCAGGCTGCCGATCGACGATCTCCGCCGCACGCCGAAGGCGTTCATCGGCTATAGCGACAATACGTCGCTGCTGACGTGGCTGACCGGCCATTGCGGCCTCGTATCGTTTCACGGTCCAATGATCGAGGGCCGGCTGGCCAGGGGACCCGCCGGCTACGATCCCGACACCTTCGCCCGCGTCCTGACCCGCGCCGAACCGCCCGGCCGCATCGCCCATTCCGCCGTCGAGACCATCCGTGCCGGCGAGGCAGCCGGTATCCTGGTCGGCGGCACGCTCACGCAGCTCGCGGCGTCGCTCGGCACTCCCTATGCGTTCGATCCGCCTGCCGGGCACATCCTTTTCATCGACGAGGTCGCCGAGCGGCCGTATCGAATCGACCGGATGCTGACGCAGCTGCGATTCGCCGGCGTGCTGGGGCGCGCGTCGGCCATCGTCTTCGGTGAGTTGCCGCGCTGCGACGAGCCGCAGCCGGGCGGCCTCGTGATCCGCGATATTCTCGGCGACCTGCTGGACGGCTTCCCCGGGCCGGTGCTGTTCGGCCTGCCGTCGGGGCACACGAATGGCGCCTGCCTGACACTCCCGCTTGGGGTCCGCGCACACGTGGTGACCAGCGGCGGCCCGGCATTGATCATCGAAGAGGCAGCGGTGTCATGA
- the nagZ gene encoding beta-N-acetylhexosaminidase, which yields MRDLRRHVGQLAIVGFDGHDIPAELRSLAREFDIGGVIFFARNVDAPEQVADLSRQAQALATGTPLWVSVDQEGGRVARLKRPFTEWPPMITLGRAAAAERERLAERFAAALAAELQAVGISLDYTPVLDVHTNPRNPVIGDRALSDRAEDVARLGTVIIRVLQGAGIAACGKHFPGHGDTGTDSHHELPLLEHPPDRLAAVELVPFEAAIAAGVASIMTAHILIPALDEENPATLSPAIVDGLLKKKLGYDGLVLSDDLEMKAISGRYGHSEATVRAIAAGCDAVLMCAPNAEEQGAALEAVIHAVEDGELRVERVEDALKRHGRVKERFLTPSRPRPASGAALRAILGRDAHQAVAAEMARLA from the coding sequence ATGCGCGATCTCAGGCGGCATGTCGGGCAGCTCGCGATCGTCGGCTTCGACGGGCACGATATTCCAGCGGAGCTGCGATCGCTGGCGCGCGAGTTCGATATCGGCGGCGTGATCTTCTTTGCCCGCAACGTCGACGCGCCGGAGCAGGTAGCCGACCTGTCGCGACAGGCGCAAGCGCTCGCCACCGGCACGCCGCTGTGGGTGAGCGTCGATCAGGAAGGCGGCCGGGTTGCGCGGCTGAAGCGTCCGTTCACGGAATGGCCGCCGATGATCACGCTCGGTCGCGCCGCCGCCGCGGAGCGCGAACGGCTGGCGGAGCGGTTCGCGGCGGCGCTCGCCGCGGAACTGCAGGCGGTCGGCATCTCGCTCGACTACACTCCGGTGCTCGACGTGCACACCAACCCGCGCAACCCCGTGATCGGCGACCGCGCGCTCTCGGATCGCGCCGAGGACGTGGCCCGCCTCGGCACGGTGATCATCCGCGTGCTCCAGGGCGCCGGCATCGCCGCCTGCGGCAAGCATTTCCCGGGCCACGGCGATACCGGCACCGACTCGCATCACGAGCTGCCGCTGCTCGAACATCCGCCGGATCGCCTCGCGGCCGTGGAACTGGTCCCGTTCGAGGCGGCCATCGCCGCCGGCGTCGCCTCGATCATGACGGCCCACATCCTGATCCCCGCGCTCGACGAGGAGAACCCCGCCACGCTGTCGCCGGCGATTGTCGACGGGCTGCTGAAGAAGAAGCTGGGCTACGACGGCCTCGTGCTGAGCGACGATTTGGAGATGAAAGCGATCAGCGGCCGCTACGGCCACAGCGAAGCGACCGTCCGCGCCATCGCGGCCGGCTGCGACGCGGTGCTGATGTGTGCGCCGAACGCCGAAGAACAGGGGGCCGCGCTCGAAGCGGTGATCCACGCGGTCGAGGACGGGGAGCTGCGTGTCGAGCGTGTCGAGGACGCGCTCAAGCGCCATGGCCGTGTCAAGGAGCGCTTCCTGACACCGTCGCGTCCGCGGCCGGCGTCCGGGGCCGCGCTGCGCGCGATCCTCGGGCGCGACGCACACCAGGCGGTTGCCGCCGAAATGGCGAGGCTGGCTTAG
- a CDS encoding helix-hairpin-helix domain-containing protein encodes MDNRSIARVLKEIADLLEIKDDNPFKIRAYRAAAETVGDEPDPIDAMTPQARLALPGIGKDLAAKIGELIQTGSIAYHQQLLQAFPSTLLDVLRLSGIGPKTVARLYREIGVSSLDDLERAAHDGRLRRMSGMGLRKEAQILKALEQRRRQQNGGLFSNVDDIAAALDAELAGAGPPLVTVADLRGDVHCHTTATDGRDTIEAMARAAQAAGLEYLAVTDHSQSLAMANGLDERGVDAHVRAIREVGARLDGFTLLAGIECDIRADGTMDLADDCLAGLDIVNASIHSGFSQDPARMTDRLLRAIACPWVDVLAHPLGRRLFKREGHQGDMDVVFAAAATAGVAMEINAQIERLDLDETHAGRAHAAGVAITISSDAHSTLALGGLRWGVAVGRRAGLAPVDVINTRSVQEFRASLRRQRN; translated from the coding sequence GTGGATAACCGCTCGATTGCGCGCGTCTTGAAGGAGATCGCCGACCTCCTCGAAATCAAGGACGACAACCCGTTCAAGATTCGGGCCTACCGCGCCGCCGCGGAGACGGTCGGCGACGAACCCGATCCGATCGACGCGATGACGCCGCAGGCGCGGCTGGCGCTGCCAGGGATTGGCAAGGACCTCGCCGCCAAGATCGGCGAGCTGATCCAGACCGGCTCGATCGCCTATCACCAGCAGCTGCTCCAGGCATTCCCGTCAACGCTGCTCGACGTCCTCCGTCTGTCCGGCATCGGGCCGAAGACCGTGGCCCGTCTCTATCGCGAGATCGGCGTCAGTTCGCTCGACGATCTCGAGCGCGCCGCGCACGACGGACGGCTCCGCCGGATGAGCGGCATGGGGCTGAGGAAGGAAGCGCAGATTCTCAAGGCGCTCGAGCAGCGCCGCCGACAGCAGAACGGCGGGCTCTTCAGCAACGTCGACGACATCGCCGCGGCCCTCGACGCCGAACTGGCCGGCGCGGGGCCGCCGCTCGTCACCGTCGCGGATCTGCGCGGCGACGTCCACTGCCACACGACCGCCACCGACGGCCGCGACACCATCGAGGCGATGGCGCGCGCCGCGCAAGCGGCCGGCCTCGAGTACCTGGCGGTGACGGATCACAGCCAGTCGCTGGCCATGGCCAACGGCCTCGACGAGCGCGGCGTCGACGCGCACGTCCGCGCGATTCGCGAAGTCGGCGCGCGCCTCGACGGCTTCACGCTGCTCGCCGGCATCGAGTGCGACATCCGCGCCGACGGCACGATGGATCTCGCCGACGACTGCCTCGCCGGGCTCGACATCGTCAACGCGTCGATCCACTCCGGCTTCTCCCAGGATCCGGCCCGCATGACCGATCGCCTGCTGCGGGCGATCGCCTGTCCGTGGGTCGACGTGCTCGCCCATCCGCTGGGGCGCCGGCTCTTCAAGCGTGAAGGGCACCAGGGGGACATGGACGTCGTGTTCGCGGCGGCGGCCACGGCCGGCGTGGCCATGGAGATCAACGCCCAGATCGAGCGGCTGGATCTCGACGAGACGCACGCGGGCCGGGCGCACGCCGCCGGCGTCGCGATCACCATCAGCTCCGACGCCCACAGCACGCTCGCGCTCGGCGGCCTGCGATGGGGCGTCGCCGTCGGACGCCGCGCAGGGCTCGCGCCCGTCGACGTGATCAACACACGTTCTGTGCAAGAATTCAGGGCGTCGCTCCGCCGCCAGCGCAACTGA
- a CDS encoding helix-turn-helix domain-containing protein: MDDFGGRLRQAREQRGMSLRQIATTTRIATAALEALERNDISKLPGGIFSRAFVRSYAVEVGLDPEATVREFLDRFQQEPAPTSETLATAVPEEERAFLERRRRAVRLAVGAVALALVLIVIVIAVVRARSRAQRDVPAPDASTAIAPPAATSSVPQPTPVAAAGLARPAPAAAAGTIRLEIAPTANCWVSVTADGRKVFARVLSAGQKESVDIAREAIVEVGDAGVFSYTINGRPGRSLGAPGQVRTVRLTAATVDQFVR, encoded by the coding sequence ATGGACGATTTCGGCGGCCGGCTCCGCCAGGCTCGCGAGCAGCGCGGCATGTCGCTCAGGCAAATCGCGACCACCACGAGGATCGCGACGGCGGCGCTCGAGGCGCTCGAGCGGAACGACATCTCCAAGCTGCCGGGCGGCATTTTCAGTCGCGCCTTCGTCCGCTCCTACGCCGTCGAAGTCGGCCTCGATCCGGAGGCGACGGTGCGCGAGTTCCTCGATCGCTTCCAGCAGGAGCCCGCGCCCACCAGCGAGACGCTCGCCACCGCCGTGCCCGAAGAGGAACGCGCGTTCCTCGAACGGCGCCGGCGCGCCGTGCGGCTCGCAGTCGGCGCGGTCGCGCTCGCCCTGGTGCTGATCGTGATTGTGATCGCCGTCGTGCGCGCGCGCAGCCGGGCCCAGCGCGATGTCCCAGCGCCGGACGCGTCAACCGCGATCGCGCCGCCGGCCGCGACATCTTCCGTTCCACAGCCGACGCCCGTAGCCGCCGCCGGACTCGCTCGGCCGGCGCCGGCCGCGGCAGCGGGCACCATCCGTCTCGAGATCGCGCCGACAGCCAACTGCTGGGTGTCGGTCACCGCCGACGGCAGGAAGGTGTTCGCCCGCGTGTTGAGCGCCGGGCAGAAGGAATCGGTGGATATCGCCAGGGAAGCGATCGTCGAGGTCGGAGACGCCGGCGTCTTTTCATATACGATCAACGGCAGGCCGGGACGATCGCTCGGCGCTCCAGGGCAGGTCAGGACGGTGCGATTGACGGCCGCGACGGTCGATCAGTTCGTGCGCTGA
- a CDS encoding thiamine phosphate synthase, with translation MTDRRRFGLSPSELVDRAAAAMAGGVSVVQIRERDLADGALLDLVRRIVDAARGRDVAVVVNDRPDIALAAGASGVHLRGDAPPASRMRVVAPSPMLIGRSVHTLDEIDAAAADGGCDYLMFGTVFPSAGKPADHPAAGLDGLAAACRRSPLPIIAIGGMTPDREAEVARAGAAGLAAVSWFM, from the coding sequence GTGACCGACCGACGCCGCTTCGGACTGAGTCCGAGCGAGCTGGTCGACCGCGCCGCGGCGGCGATGGCGGGCGGCGTGTCAGTCGTGCAGATCCGCGAGCGCGATCTCGCCGACGGCGCCCTGCTGGATCTGGTGCGCCGGATCGTCGACGCGGCGCGCGGCCGCGATGTCGCCGTAGTCGTGAACGATCGCCCTGACATCGCGCTGGCGGCGGGCGCCAGCGGCGTGCACCTGCGCGGCGATGCGCCGCCGGCGTCGCGCATGCGCGTCGTCGCCCCCTCGCCGATGCTCATCGGCCGCTCGGTCCATACGCTCGACGAGATCGACGCCGCCGCCGCCGATGGCGGCTGCGACTATCTCATGTTCGGCACCGTGTTTCCGTCGGCTGGCAAGCCCGCTGATCACCCGGCCGCCGGCCTCGACGGCCTCGCCGCGGCGTGCCGCCGGTCGCCGCTGCCGATCATCGCGATCGGCGGCATGACGCCGGACCGTGAGGCGGAGGTGGCGCGCGCCGGCGCCGCCGGCCTGGCGGCTGTCAGCTGGTTCATGTAG
- a CDS encoding tetratricopeptide repeat protein — protein sequence MAIDRAEVLKKAEKLLRTGKLDLAIAEYVRLVEEYPRDWNTRNTLGDLCVRASRPDDAAAYYSQIADHFLAEGFYPKAAAIFKKVLKIKPDQESVQLRLGEISAKQGLLADAKAYFVAIAAKRRARGDRAGADEITLRLGTLDPADFEARGLAGRMLAQNGDELGAAAHYRSMHADLLEKGRAPEAAAALRDAVRLNPNDIEGRTELAKAAIAAGDLDSAKPYLDRAIAGDDPALKFALADMELRSDHLDAARELLGELLRADESARTRIVDLAWTLAPAAPDAAFVCIDVAVETELASANYMDAAALLHEFTTRVPGRIVALLKLVEICVDGGLEATMYETQAQLADAYLELGQGAEARVIAEDLVAREPWEHAHIDRFRRALVMLEIPDPDTMIADRLSGQGPFVATDRFMALDSLGGHAAPAFLHGSAPPIGEPEEPANPEPTPDRDPESPVAPLQDPPSPEPARQEPPPSPEAPKKKAGGSVVIDLNQALSQLQEAPNDDAPLTIHQSLDEVFDTRRNEMSRQAGVQEAARQLTVGRSYVDMGMLDEAIGALTKAAKIPTHRFEAASLLGRVYLKRADLPQAVEWLERAAEAPAPTHESGWELLYDLGVALDATGEVSRALAVFMELQADAGEYRDITERIDRLARVQAGG from the coding sequence GTGGCCATCGACCGCGCCGAGGTGCTGAAGAAAGCGGAGAAGCTGCTCCGCACCGGCAAGCTCGATCTTGCCATCGCGGAATATGTGCGTCTGGTCGAGGAGTACCCCCGCGACTGGAACACCCGCAACACGCTCGGGGACCTCTGCGTGCGGGCCAGCCGGCCCGACGATGCCGCGGCGTACTACTCGCAGATTGCCGATCACTTCCTGGCCGAAGGCTTCTACCCGAAGGCCGCCGCCATCTTCAAGAAGGTGCTCAAGATCAAGCCCGACCAGGAGTCGGTGCAGTTGCGGCTGGGTGAGATCTCGGCGAAACAGGGTCTGCTTGCCGACGCGAAGGCATATTTCGTGGCCATCGCGGCCAAGCGCCGGGCTCGCGGCGACCGCGCCGGCGCCGACGAGATCACCCTGCGTCTCGGTACCCTCGACCCGGCCGACTTCGAGGCGCGCGGGCTCGCGGGGCGCATGCTGGCGCAGAACGGCGACGAACTCGGGGCCGCGGCCCATTACCGGTCGATGCACGCCGATCTGCTCGAGAAGGGGCGGGCGCCGGAGGCCGCCGCGGCGCTCCGTGACGCCGTGCGGCTCAATCCCAACGACATCGAGGGGCGCACCGAGCTGGCGAAAGCCGCCATCGCCGCCGGCGATCTCGACTCGGCCAAGCCGTATCTCGACCGCGCCATCGCCGGCGACGATCCGGCGCTGAAGTTCGCGCTCGCCGACATGGAGCTGCGTTCGGACCACCTCGACGCAGCACGCGAGCTGCTGGGCGAGCTGCTGCGCGCCGACGAGTCGGCGAGGACGCGGATTGTCGATCTCGCCTGGACGCTCGCGCCTGCCGCCCCCGATGCTGCATTTGTCTGCATCGACGTCGCAGTGGAGACCGAGCTCGCCTCCGCCAACTACATGGACGCGGCGGCGCTGCTCCACGAGTTCACCACTCGCGTGCCCGGCCGCATCGTCGCGCTGCTGAAGCTCGTCGAGATCTGCGTCGACGGCGGGCTCGAGGCGACGATGTACGAGACGCAGGCGCAGCTCGCCGATGCCTATCTCGAACTGGGCCAGGGGGCCGAGGCGCGCGTCATCGCCGAAGATCTGGTGGCACGCGAGCCGTGGGAGCACGCGCATATCGACCGGTTCCGGCGGGCGCTGGTCATGCTCGAGATTCCCGATCCGGACACGATGATCGCCGACCGTCTGAGCGGACAGGGTCCGTTCGTCGCGACCGATCGGTTCATGGCCTTGGACTCGCTCGGCGGGCACGCTGCGCCAGCCTTCCTGCACGGGTCGGCGCCGCCGATCGGCGAACCCGAGGAGCCGGCGAACCCCGAACCAACGCCCGACCGAGACCCTGAATCGCCTGTCGCGCCGCTGCAGGATCCGCCTTCGCCCGAGCCGGCGCGTCAGGAGCCCCCGCCCTCGCCCGAGGCGCCGAAGAAGAAGGCGGGCGGCAGCGTGGTGATAGATCTCAATCAGGCGCTCTCGCAGCTTCAGGAGGCTCCCAACGATGACGCGCCCCTGACCATTCATCAGAGCCTTGACGAAGTGTTCGACACGCGCCGTAACGAGATGTCGCGCCAGGCGGGCGTACAGGAGGCGGCCCGGCAGCTCACAGTGGGCAGGAGCTACGTCGACATGGGGATGCTCGACGAGGCCATCGGCGCGCTCACCAAGGCGGCGAAGATCCCGACGCATCGCTTCGAGGCAGCATCGCTTCTCGGGCGCGTCTACCTGAAACGGGCGGACCTGCCGCAGGCCGTTGAGTGGCTGGAGCGCGCGGCCGAGGCGCCGGCGCCGACGCACGAGTCCGGCTGGGAGCTGCTCTACGATCTCGGCGTGGCGCTCGACGCCACCGGCGAGGTCTCCCGTGCGCTGGCCGTCTTCATGGAACTGCAGGCGGATGCCGGCGAGTATCGCGACATCACCGAGCGCATCGACCGGCTCGCCCGCGTGCAGGCCGGAGGCTGA
- a CDS encoding ribonuclease HII, translating to MKVRAYRTLENALRRMGFVYVAGVDEVGRGCLAGPVVAAAVVLDPDRYIPRISDSKTVTALERERLYIQITREAVCWSVVGVAPTEIDEINIHQAGLRAMQRAVLSCAPLPDMVLVDGGRAFRVPDLPMGQRCVVHGDARCTAIAAASIVAKVTRDRSMLELHGQDPRYGFDRHKGYATRDHLDAVARHGYSDAHRRSFRPPSLFDRI from the coding sequence ATGAAAGTACGCGCCTACCGAACCCTGGAGAATGCGCTGCGGCGCATGGGGTTCGTGTACGTCGCCGGCGTCGACGAAGTGGGACGCGGCTGCCTGGCCGGACCGGTGGTGGCAGCGGCCGTCGTGCTCGATCCGGATCGCTACATTCCCCGCATCAGCGACTCCAAGACCGTGACGGCGCTCGAACGCGAGCGCCTCTACATCCAGATCACCCGCGAAGCCGTCTGCTGGTCGGTGGTCGGCGTGGCGCCGACCGAAATCGACGAAATCAACATTCATCAGGCCGGCCTGCGCGCCATGCAGCGCGCCGTGCTGTCGTGCGCGCCGCTGCCCGACATGGTGCTGGTCGACGGCGGACGCGCGTTCCGTGTCCCCGACCTGCCGATGGGGCAGCGCTGCGTCGTTCACGGCGACGCCCGCTGCACGGCGATTGCGGCGGCCTCGATCGTCGCCAAGGTGACGCGCGACCGCAGCATGCTCGAGCTCCACGGCCAGGATCCGCGCTACGGGTTCGACCGTCACAAGGGTTACGCGACCCGCGATCATCTGGACGCGGTGGCCCGCCACGGCTATTCGGACGCGCACCGCCGCTCGTTCCGGCCGCCGTCGCTGTTTGATAGGATCTAG
- the rplS gene encoding 50S ribosomal protein L19 produces MNAVETVERGQLAKRPAIKPGDTVKVHVKVREGDKERIQVFEGMIIGMHRGGARATFTVRKVSFGQGVERIFPLHSPVIDKIDVLRTAKVRRAKLYFLRDLKGKAARMKETGRKQTA; encoded by the coding sequence ATGAATGCCGTTGAGACCGTCGAGCGGGGGCAGCTGGCCAAGCGCCCGGCGATCAAGCCCGGAGACACCGTCAAGGTGCACGTCAAGGTGCGCGAAGGCGACAAAGAGCGCATCCAGGTGTTCGAGGGGATGATCATCGGCATGCACCGCGGCGGCGCGCGCGCCACGTTTACCGTGCGCAAGGTGTCGTTCGGCCAGGGCGTCGAGCGCATCTTCCCGCTGCACTCGCCGGTGATCGACAAGATCGACGTCCTGCGCACCGCGAAGGTCCGCCGCGCCAAGCTGTATTTCCTGCGTGACTTGAAGGGCAAGGCGGCGCGCATGAAGGAGACGGGCCGGAAGCAGACCGCGTGA